A DNA window from Anaerocolumna sp. AGMB13020 contains the following coding sequences:
- a CDS encoding formate--tetrahydrofolate ligase, with amino-acid sequence MLTDIEIAQQAELKHIREVAGLLDITDDELDYYGRYKAKFSDELWNKIKSNKDGKLVLVTAINPTPAGEGKTTTSVGLGQALVKRNQKAVIALREPSLGPCFGVKGGAAGGGYAQVVPMEDLNLHFTGDFHAITSANNLLAAMMDNHIHQGNVLNLDPNQIVWKRCLDINDRVLRNIVVGLGKKTDGVVREDHFVITVASEIMAILCLADDMDDLKARLSRIIVGYTYDGQPVTAGELKAVGAMAALLKDAIKPNLIQTLENTPAIVHGGPFANIAHGCNSVRATKTALKLADIVVTEAGFGADLGAEKFFDIKCVSAGLKPDAAVLVATIRALKYNGGVDKKNLSTPDLSALKNGIVNLEKHMENLTKFGVPVVVTLNRFSSDSEEELQYVEDFCLERGCDFALSEVWEKGGEGGLALADKVIEILNDKKSEFKPLYTLNQSLKSKIEAIAKGIYGAGTVTYDPQAEKMLKKIEEMGYGEVPVCMAKNQYSLSDDTTKLGRPEGFNINIREVYLSAGAGFVVAITGTVMTMPGLPFVPAAEGIDVNEDGVITGLF; translated from the coding sequence ATGTTAACAGATATTGAAATTGCACAACAGGCAGAGTTAAAGCATATAAGAGAAGTGGCTGGCTTATTGGATATAACAGATGACGAATTGGATTACTATGGTAGATACAAAGCAAAATTTTCCGACGAACTTTGGAATAAGATCAAAAGTAACAAGGATGGTAAACTAGTACTTGTTACTGCCATTAATCCCACACCGGCGGGTGAAGGAAAGACTACAACTTCCGTAGGTTTAGGACAAGCCCTGGTTAAAAGAAATCAGAAGGCTGTTATTGCCTTAAGAGAGCCTTCTCTTGGACCCTGCTTTGGGGTTAAAGGTGGAGCTGCTGGCGGTGGTTATGCGCAGGTAGTACCTATGGAAGACTTAAACCTGCATTTTACAGGAGATTTTCATGCTATAACCTCTGCTAATAATCTGCTGGCAGCTATGATGGATAATCATATTCATCAGGGAAATGTATTAAATCTAGATCCAAACCAGATAGTATGGAAGAGATGCCTTGATATCAATGATCGTGTACTTCGTAACATTGTAGTTGGACTTGGAAAGAAGACCGATGGTGTCGTAAGAGAGGATCACTTTGTTATTACTGTCGCATCAGAAATCATGGCGATTTTATGTCTGGCTGATGATATGGATGATTTAAAAGCAAGGCTTTCCAGAATTATTGTGGGTTATACTTATGATGGACAGCCTGTTACGGCGGGAGAATTAAAAGCAGTTGGAGCAATGGCAGCCCTATTAAAAGATGCCATAAAACCTAATTTGATTCAAACCCTTGAGAATACCCCTGCAATTGTTCATGGAGGACCCTTTGCCAACATCGCACATGGCTGTAACAGCGTAAGGGCTACAAAAACTGCTTTAAAACTTGCAGATATAGTTGTAACGGAGGCAGGTTTTGGTGCAGATCTTGGAGCAGAGAAATTCTTTGATATCAAATGTGTCAGCGCAGGGCTTAAGCCGGATGCGGCGGTTTTGGTAGCAACCATTCGTGCTTTAAAATATAACGGCGGTGTTGATAAGAAAAACCTCAGTACTCCTGATTTAAGTGCCCTTAAAAACGGTATTGTAAATCTTGAAAAACATATGGAAAATCTCACGAAATTTGGTGTTCCTGTTGTAGTAACCCTAAACCGTTTCTCTTCTGATTCGGAGGAAGAACTTCAGTATGTTGAGGATTTCTGTTTGGAAAGAGGCTGCGATTTCGCACTTTCAGAAGTATGGGAAAAGGGCGGCGAAGGTGGACTTGCTCTTGCAGATAAGGTGATAGAAATTCTGAATGACAAGAAAAGTGAGTTTAAACCTCTTTATACTCTTAATCAGTCATTAAAGAGTAAAATTGAAGCAATTGCCAAGGGCATCTATGGTGCTGGTACAGTTACTTATGATCCTCAGGCAGAGAAGATGCTTAAGAAAATAGAAGAAATGGGGTATGGAGAGGTGCCTGTCTGTATGGCTAAGAATCAGTACTCCTTATCCGATGATACTACAAAACTTGGAAGACCGGAAGGCTTTAATATCAATATCCGTGAAGTATATTTATCAGCGGGTGCAGGTTTTGTAGTTGCTATAACCGGCACGGTTATGACCATGCCTGGATTGCCTTTTGTACCTGCTGCAGAAGGCATCGATGTAAATGAGGATGGGGTTATTACTGGTTTGTTTTAG
- a CDS encoding HAD family hydrolase: protein MTDTILFDLDGTLLNTLEDIADGVNYALTKLNFQERTLDEIKYFIGNGVVKLIDRAVPSGTTEEAKAACLALNKEYYSAHVNSKTQPYEGIMPLLKELKVKGYKVAVISNKYDSAVKDLCKLYFSDYVTVAVGNRAGIPTKPAPDAVFTALEELGSTQAQAVFVGDSDVDVLTGHNAGLKCIGVSWGFRGREFLEKEGADTVIDHPKEFFPALKSLGLPLL from the coding sequence ATGACAGATACTATATTATTTGATCTGGACGGAACCCTGTTAAATACCTTAGAAGATATTGCTGACGGTGTTAATTATGCTTTAACAAAATTAAATTTTCAGGAAAGAACACTGGATGAAATAAAATATTTTATAGGAAACGGAGTTGTAAAACTCATTGACAGAGCAGTTCCTTCCGGCACTACAGAAGAAGCTAAAGCAGCTTGTCTGGCTCTGAATAAGGAGTATTATTCCGCACATGTTAATTCCAAGACACAACCATATGAGGGTATCATGCCTTTATTAAAGGAGCTCAAAGTAAAAGGCTATAAAGTAGCTGTTATTTCAAATAAATATGACAGCGCTGTAAAAGACTTATGCAAACTTTATTTCTCTGATTATGTCACCGTTGCTGTCGGTAACCGTGCAGGCATACCTACAAAACCTGCGCCTGATGCTGTGTTTACAGCACTTGAGGAATTAGGTTCAACACAGGCACAGGCGGTTTTTGTAGGCGACTCTGATGTCGATGTTTTAACCGGTCATAATGCAGGTCTTAAATGCATTGGTGTATCCTGGGGGTTCAGAGGACGGGAATTCCTTGAAAAGGAAGGGGCAGATACGGTTATTGATCATCCGAAGGAGTTTTTTCCTGCCCTTAAAAGCCTTGGCCTACCATTACTTTAA
- a CDS encoding NrtR DNA-binding winged helix domain-containing protein produces the protein MNSKELSHESPRDKRGLTEEEFLSAYNPAKYERPSVTVDMLIFTVREREKDNYRKLPEKALSLLLIQRGEHPYLGKWALPGGFVGMEENLEDAALRELEEETGLKDIYLEQLYTWGDVGRDARTRVISTSYMALTDSKSLVPKASDDAAKAAWFTAELKLKEEKKEKYENGYIRKQTYKLILTGEQEILSADYEITKTIGKGTIHTERKLTESDGLAFDHGKIIAYAIDRLRSKVLYTDIAFHLMPDYFTLTELQQVYEVLLDKELLKANFRRKIADMVLETDEYRTDAGHRPSKLYQFKRY, from the coding sequence ATGAATAGTAAAGAATTAAGCCACGAATCGCCCAGAGATAAAAGAGGATTAACGGAAGAAGAATTTCTATCAGCATATAATCCGGCAAAATATGAAAGACCTTCTGTTACAGTAGATATGCTTATTTTCACAGTAAGGGAGCGGGAAAAAGACAATTACAGGAAGCTTCCGGAGAAGGCCCTTAGCTTGTTACTTATACAACGGGGGGAACACCCATATCTTGGTAAATGGGCATTACCAGGAGGTTTCGTTGGTATGGAGGAGAACCTTGAAGATGCTGCATTACGAGAACTGGAGGAAGAAACGGGACTAAAAGATATTTATCTTGAACAGCTCTATACCTGGGGAGATGTTGGCAGAGATGCAAGGACCAGAGTAATAAGTACTTCGTATATGGCCTTAACAGATAGTAAATCATTGGTACCCAAAGCTTCGGATGACGCTGCAAAAGCAGCCTGGTTTACTGCAGAGCTTAAACTTAAGGAAGAAAAGAAAGAGAAATATGAAAACGGATATATACGAAAGCAAACTTACAAACTTATACTAACAGGTGAGCAGGAAATACTGTCCGCTGATTATGAGATAACGAAAACAATAGGAAAAGGTACGATCCATACCGAAAGAAAGCTTACGGAATCCGATGGTCTTGCATTTGACCATGGCAAAATAATTGCTTATGCCATAGATAGGCTGCGCAGTAAGGTCTTATATACGGACATTGCTTTTCATTTAATGCCGGATTATTTTACTCTTACGGAATTGCAGCAGGTTTATGAAGTCCTATTGGATAAAGAATTATTAAAAGCTAATTTTCGAAGAAAGATAGCGGATATGGTACTGGAAACTGACGAATACCGGACAGATGCAGGTCATAGGCCCTCAAAGCTTTATCAGTTTAAAAGATATTGA
- a CDS encoding GMC family oxidoreductase, with product MAKKLIFDYIIIGGGTAGGVLAKKLTDSYTDSVLVLEAGQNRSDELSSASITDASLHSVNNRYSFQLFTNLEEQLDRSLLISGGRVIGGSSETNSMFAVRGSQGLFDRWEALTGAPWGYQEVYQLFRENETYTGLSQTPALRGYDGPIKIRQQNIPEKGINQILAQAISTVYEVPVVEDYNTGIGGCAFSKTQFTQSRMNHEYLRSSTATGYLNDTIVTQGDLVLPDEYGMHARRLVIFTRTTVNRILFQNRFKIPTACGVEYIRNGITQRAYARKGVILSAGIFSSVILQRSGIGSREVLEAAGVTTIVDNLNVGRNFMSHFDASMGIEVKTERLLSIMDADPDMPISLGAFAEDAEGSRRLQLIGIAASSFLPVQEVLINNWQFDNEKSSNIMSLLLIDLNASSRGFIAINTSDPTAYPTVSLNPLTAAEDLEFMVDQFIKVSQSFDLAREADPEGIYRFVYPPENIFTIPDLEEKRRILSYYIKASYSAAYHYGGQCRMALDSKEGVTDGYLNVFGTANLKVADLSVSPILPDGNTAVPSQMIALNAARFLQSESTYVFSDNEFESV from the coding sequence ATGGCAAAAAAGCTGATTTTTGATTATATAATTATAGGAGGCGGAACAGCTGGAGGCGTCCTTGCAAAGAAATTAACTGATAGTTATACCGATTCCGTACTGGTTCTTGAAGCAGGACAGAACCGCAGCGATGAGTTAAGCAGTGCTTCTATCACCGATGCCTCCCTCCATTCAGTTAATAACCGGTATTCCTTTCAGCTCTTTACCAATTTGGAAGAACAATTAGACCGTTCTCTGCTTATTTCCGGAGGCAGAGTTATTGGCGGCAGTTCAGAAACTAACTCCATGTTTGCTGTTCGGGGCAGTCAGGGGCTTTTTGACAGATGGGAAGCATTAACAGGCGCTCCTTGGGGGTACCAAGAGGTGTATCAGCTTTTTAGGGAGAATGAAACTTATACCGGATTAAGTCAGACACCTGCACTCAGAGGATATGACGGTCCTATAAAGATCAGGCAGCAGAATATTCCTGAGAAAGGCATCAATCAGATATTGGCACAAGCGATTTCTACCGTATATGAGGTACCGGTAGTTGAAGATTATAATACCGGAATCGGAGGCTGTGCTTTTTCAAAGACACAATTTACCCAAAGCAGGATGAACCATGAATATCTTCGTTCATCAACGGCTACCGGCTATCTAAATGATACCATAGTAACGCAGGGAGATCTTGTGTTACCAGATGAATATGGAATGCACGCAAGACGTCTTGTGATTTTTACCAGAACTACTGTTAATCGGATACTGTTTCAGAATAGGTTCAAGATACCAACTGCTTGTGGTGTAGAATATATAAGAAATGGTATAACCCAAAGAGCTTATGCAAGAAAGGGTGTTATACTAAGTGCTGGTATCTTTTCTTCCGTTATACTGCAGCGTTCCGGTATTGGATCCAGAGAAGTGTTGGAAGCTGCAGGAGTTACAACGATTGTTGATAACCTGAACGTAGGACGTAACTTTATGTCACATTTTGATGCGAGTATGGGAATTGAAGTCAAAACAGAACGGCTTTTATCCATTATGGATGCGGATCCGGATATGCCGATATCTTTAGGGGCATTCGCAGAAGATGCAGAAGGCTCACGCCGTTTACAGCTTATCGGTATTGCAGCCTCCTCTTTTTTGCCTGTACAAGAGGTTCTGATTAATAACTGGCAGTTTGACAACGAGAAATCTTCTAATATTATGAGTCTGCTATTAATCGACTTAAATGCCTCCAGCAGAGGGTTTATTGCAATAAATACCAGTGATCCCACAGCTTATCCCACGGTCAGCTTAAATCCCTTGACAGCTGCAGAAGATCTGGAATTCATGGTGGATCAGTTTATAAAGGTAAGTCAAAGCTTTGACCTTGCCAGAGAAGCAGATCCGGAGGGTATATATCGTTTTGTTTATCCCCCTGAAAATATTTTTACCATACCCGATTTGGAAGAAAAGCGCCGTATCCTGTCTTACTATATAAAAGCCAGTTATTCTGCTGCATATCATTACGGCGGACAGTGCAGAATGGCATTGGACAGCAAAGAAGGTGTAACAGATGGTTACCTTAATGTCTTTGGGACTGCCAATTTAAAAGTAGCAGATCTTTCGGTTTCACCTATTCTGCCGGATGGTAATACCGCTGTGCCTTCACAGATGATAGCTTTAAATGCAGCACGCTTTCTTCAATCGGAATCAACTTATGTATTTTCAGATAATGAATTCGAATCCGTTTAA
- a CDS encoding autorepressor SdpR family transcription factor, which produces MGLHEIFSALSEPVRRDILKLLKNEKLSAGDLADKLNLTPAALSYHLKKLKAADLIYETKYKNFIYYELDATILEEIILWFTDLKEE; this is translated from the coding sequence TTGGGTCTGCACGAAATTTTCAGTGCTTTATCAGAACCCGTCAGAAGAGATATACTAAAGCTGCTTAAGAATGAAAAATTATCAGCTGGTGATTTAGCTGATAAGCTGAATCTGACACCTGCTGCACTCTCTTATCATTTGAAAAAATTAAAGGCAGCCGACTTAATTTATGAGACGAAATATAAAAATTTTATTTACTATGAACTGGATGCCACCATATTAGAAGAAATCATTCTGTGGTTTACCGACTTAAAGGAGGAGTAG
- a CDS encoding DUF3137 domain-containing protein, translating into MGFAREFFGPGRKEVWSELSRLIGADYVEEGFFGKNKVMARVKEWTITLDTYTVSTGKATITYTRMRAPYVNKDGIWFKIYKSGFFSELGKRLGMQDIETGFPEFDTGYIIKGNHEAKVRELFSKTSIQKLIELQPRFCLEVKDDEGWFGEDFPEGVDELYFSVAGIIKDIELLKALFDLFTDVLEYMCEIGSAYESNPNFELE; encoded by the coding sequence ATGGGATTTGCAAGAGAATTTTTCGGACCTGGCAGAAAGGAAGTCTGGAGTGAGTTAAGCCGTTTGATCGGTGCGGATTATGTAGAAGAAGGTTTTTTTGGAAAGAACAAAGTGATGGCTCGTGTTAAGGAATGGACCATCACTTTGGATACTTATACTGTTTCTACCGGAAAAGCTACTATTACCTATACCCGAATGAGAGCACCTTATGTGAACAAAGATGGTATATGGTTCAAGATTTATAAATCAGGTTTTTTCAGTGAATTGGGTAAACGGTTGGGAATGCAGGATATAGAAACCGGATTTCCTGAATTTGATACAGGATACATTATCAAAGGAAATCATGAAGCTAAAGTAAGAGAACTATTTTCTAAGACCAGCATTCAGAAACTCATTGAATTACAGCCAAGATTCTGTTTGGAAGTAAAGGATGATGAAGGCTGGTTTGGTGAAGATTTTCCGGAAGGGGTTGATGAATTATATTTCAGTGTTGCTGGTATAATTAAGGATATTGAACTTCTGAAAGCTTTATTTGACTTGTTTACTGATGTTCTGGAATATATGTGTGAGATTGGATCTGCATACGAGAGCAATCCTAATTTTGAGCTTGAATGA
- a CDS encoding cysteine hydrolase family protein: MKFAAKEKILADSQRTLEEIYDMLHSAKSISLQELQSEKTALIMVDLINGFTREGALQSARVESILKEVVKLQQASIDKGFEILAFADSHNAVSPEFESYPPHCLMGTSEAEVVTELQQTGGYQLIRKNSTNGFLEEEFQKWLSEKQIIDTFVIVGDCTDICIQQFAVTLKCWFNKENQKVRVLVPIDLVETYDLGSHNGDLVQLMALYNMTINGVEVIRNISLDNQE; this comes from the coding sequence ATGAAATTTGCAGCGAAGGAAAAGATACTCGCAGACAGTCAAAGAACGCTGGAGGAAATTTATGATATGCTTCATTCTGCTAAGAGTATATCTTTACAGGAATTACAGTCAGAAAAAACAGCACTGATTATGGTAGATCTTATTAATGGCTTTACCAGGGAGGGAGCCCTGCAAAGTGCCAGAGTGGAAAGTATTTTAAAAGAAGTGGTGAAGCTTCAGCAGGCAAGTATAGATAAAGGATTTGAAATTTTGGCTTTTGCTGATAGTCATAATGCGGTTTCACCGGAATTTGAATCCTATCCACCTCATTGCCTGATGGGAACCAGTGAAGCAGAAGTTGTAACCGAATTGCAGCAGACAGGCGGATATCAATTGATTCGTAAGAACTCTACCAATGGTTTTCTGGAAGAGGAATTCCAGAAATGGTTGTCAGAAAAACAGATAATTGATACCTTTGTTATAGTCGGGGACTGTACTGATATCTGTATTCAGCAATTCGCTGTAACCTTAAAGTGCTGGTTTAACAAAGAAAATCAGAAAGTACGAGTGCTGGTTCCAATAGACCTTGTAGAAACCTATGACCTTGGAAGTCATAATGGAGATCTGGTTCAATTGATGGCACTATACAATATGACGATTAATGGGGTAGAAGTAATACGAAATATAAGTCTGGATAATCAGGAATAG
- a CDS encoding SdpI family protein, with amino-acid sequence MNKLKKLYYLLMFLPLFYTIICLFFLPDIIPMHYNGANEVDRMGSKYEILIIPFIIIFFGYFMLILGKSSSKKEKEANNNNEKVTIITGMCSLAIFHIINIFMLYSAFHSIKNLKELPVDLFKLLFTAFGLIFVVIGNYLPKCKMNSIVGLRTVWSMKNEKTWKESQRLGGISFIITGIVMTAGNLLFFSDVSCLIFSMILMGIDLIFSIIISYYAAKKYA; translated from the coding sequence ATGAATAAACTGAAAAAACTATATTATCTGTTAATGTTTTTACCCCTTTTCTATACAATAATCTGCCTGTTCTTTCTTCCTGACATCATACCGATGCATTATAATGGTGCCAATGAAGTCGACCGTATGGGCAGTAAATATGAAATTTTGATAATTCCATTTATTATTATCTTTTTTGGTTATTTTATGCTGATACTTGGAAAGTCTTCCAGCAAAAAAGAAAAAGAAGCTAATAACAACAACGAAAAAGTAACTATAATCACTGGTATGTGTTCTCTTGCGATTTTTCATATTATAAACATATTTATGCTTTACAGTGCCTTCCACTCTATTAAAAATTTAAAGGAACTGCCGGTTGATCTTTTTAAGTTATTGTTTACAGCTTTCGGGTTGATCTTTGTGGTTATCGGCAATTATTTGCCAAAATGTAAAATGAACAGTATCGTAGGATTAAGAACCGTTTGGAGTATGAAGAATGAAAAGACCTGGAAAGAGTCTCAGAGACTTGGGGGTATTTCATTTATTATCACAGGTATTGTAATGACTGCAGGAAATCTATTATTTTTTTCAGACGTTTCATGTCTCATCTTTTCCATGATTCTGATGGGTATCGATCTGATTTTTAGCATCATTATATCCTACTATGCTGCAAAAAAATATGCTTAA
- a CDS encoding superoxide dismutase produces the protein MEIVKVNFEYSDDVTVINREQFDVHMRLYEGYIKKINEIDALLQADTGIDEANSTYSEFRGIKRGEVFALNGVILHELYFENIGSLNNTPNEQVRRMLSRDYGSFDNWMAQFVATAKSSRGWAILCYDPRSDSFRNDSLDAHDYGNMSMSIPLLVLDMYEHAYFLQYADDKVEYINRFMENIDWQVVGERMELLQ, from the coding sequence ATGGAAATTGTAAAAGTTAATTTTGAGTATTCCGATGATGTAACGGTAATTAACAGGGAACAGTTTGACGTACATATGAGGCTGTATGAAGGTTATATCAAGAAAATCAATGAGATAGACGCTCTGTTACAGGCGGATACCGGTATTGATGAAGCAAATTCTACTTACAGTGAATTCAGGGGAATTAAGAGGGGGGAAGTTTTTGCATTAAATGGTGTAATCCTGCATGAACTTTATTTTGAGAATATCGGTTCTTTAAATAATACACCCAATGAACAGGTGCGCCGTATGCTATCCAGAGATTATGGCAGCTTTGATAACTGGATGGCACAATTTGTTGCTACAGCGAAATCCAGCAGAGGCTGGGCTATTCTTTGTTATGATCCAAGATCTGATTCATTTCGTAATGACAGCTTGGATGCACATGATTACGGAAATATGTCAATGTCAATTCCTTTGCTGGTATTAGATATGTATGAGCATGCCTATTTTCTGCAGTATGCTGACGATAAGGTAGAATATATCAATCGATTTATGGAGAATATCGACTGGCAGGTCGTAGGTGAGCGAATGGAACTGCTGCAATAA
- a CDS encoding 3-oxoacyl-[acyl-carrier-protein] synthase III C-terminal domain-containing protein, whose protein sequence is MEYGLSIGKSVRAVEDIAFQKDLETIQKMRTNGLGIIPTDNERMLSDMIVEAYNQIKTSPELIIIAHSLPFIFCNGYDISEKLGNIKTFLLSGMPCAIMHEAVDMAKSYIENGWYKRVLVIGADKAYSDGERTFFNTIMGDCVVALLIGPGGKRNTLISSHIQTNIIAPQGELTEENKINEFRAVNASLVRDSMEQCIAKAGLTWKDIGYIVPHTSNKMFWDGLSGLLHIERSRFKDIHINVTGHFNSHDSFYHYLTLIEEQVINKNQYALLINPGFGGTQGSTLLRC, encoded by the coding sequence ATGGAATATGGATTATCCATAGGTAAAAGCGTCAGAGCGGTAGAGGATATCGCATTTCAAAAAGATTTGGAAACTATACAAAAAATGAGAACAAACGGATTGGGTATTATACCGACAGATAATGAAAGAATGCTTTCAGATATGATAGTAGAGGCATATAATCAAATTAAGACATCACCAGAATTGATAATAATTGCCCATTCTCTTCCATTTATTTTCTGTAATGGCTATGATATATCTGAGAAATTAGGTAACATTAAAACGTTCCTCTTAAGCGGAATGCCTTGTGCCATTATGCACGAAGCCGTTGATATGGCAAAAAGTTATATAGAAAACGGATGGTATAAAAGAGTTCTGGTCATAGGCGCTGACAAAGCATACTCGGATGGCGAAAGAACTTTTTTTAACACTATTATGGGAGACTGTGTCGTTGCTTTATTGATAGGACCTGGTGGGAAGAGAAATACTTTGATTTCTAGCCATATACAAACTAATATAATAGCACCCCAAGGGGAACTGACAGAGGAAAATAAAATCAATGAATTTCGTGCCGTGAATGCATCCTTGGTGCGGGATAGTATGGAACAGTGTATTGCGAAAGCAGGTCTGACTTGGAAGGATATAGGATATATTGTACCTCATACTTCTAATAAAATGTTCTGGGATGGTTTATCAGGTTTACTGCACATAGAACGTAGCCGATTTAAAGATATACATATTAATGTCACGGGGCATTTTAATTCCCATGATAGCTTTTATCACTATCTGACCCTAATAGAGGAACAGGTTATTAATAAGAATCAATATGCACTATTAATAAACCCTGGATTTGGTGGGACACAAGGTTCTACGCTATTGAGATGTTGA